The following coding sequences are from one Salvia hispanica cultivar TCC Black 2014 chromosome 3, UniMelb_Shisp_WGS_1.0, whole genome shotgun sequence window:
- the LOC125209719 gene encoding receptor homology region, transmembrane domain- and RING domain-containing protein 6-like: MDESAAEELEMRMILETIVNDYLATMYRREWLVISEDGDDILSLFETRQYNNTDDVEDGDETDNCCICLERLHRGLVATLHCRHEFHGGCIGRWLRGGRNFCPLCKARAINSSDLIS, from the coding sequence ATGGATGAAAGTGCTGCTGAAGAGCTGGAGATGCGAATGATACTGGAGACGATCGTCAACGACTACCTTGCGACGATGTATCGGCGGGAATGGCTGGTTATCAGCGAAGACGGAGATgacattctctctctattcGAGACGCGTCAATACAACAATACCGACGACGTTGAGGATGGAGACGAGACGGATAATTGTTGCATATGTCTCGAGCGTCTGCACCGTGGGCTCGTTGCGACTTTGCATTGTCGCCACGAGTTTCACGGGGGCTGCATAGGGAGGTGGCTCCGCGGTGGCCGGAATTTCTGCCCTCTCTGCAAAGCTAGGGCTATCAATTCAAGTGACCTAATttcatag